A stretch of DNA from Sebastes umbrosus isolate fSebUmb1 chromosome 14, fSebUmb1.pri, whole genome shotgun sequence:
ctactactactactactattaatactactactactactactattactactactactactagtactactactgctactagtactactactactattactactactactattaatactactactactactgctactagtactactactactactattactactactactattaatactactactactactactgctactagtactactactactactattaccactactattaatactactactactactattactactactactattaatactactagtactactactactactactactactactgctactactattaatactactactactactactactactactactactattactactgctactagtactactactactactattaatactactactactactactactactactattactactgctactagtactactactactactattaatactactactactactactactactactattactactactactattaatactactactactactactactactactactactgctactagtactactactactactattactactactactattaatactactactactactgctactaatactactactactactattactactattactattaatacttctactactactactgctactagtactactactactactattactactactactactactattactactactactattaatactactactactactactactactactactactactactattaatactactactaatactactactactgctattactactactactattaatactactactactactactgctactagtactactactactactattactactactactattaatactactactactactactattactactactactactactgctactagtactactactactattactactactattactactactactactactactacttctactactactactactactattaatactactactactactactattactactactactactagtactactactgctactagtactactactactattactactactactattaatactactactactactgctactagtactactactactactattactactactactattaatactactactactactactgctactagtactactactactactattaccactactattaatactactactactactattactactactactattaatactactagtactactactactactactactactactgctactactattaatactactactactactactactactactattactactgctactagtactactactactactattaatactactactactactactactactactattactactgctactagtactactactactactattaatactactactactactactactactactattactactactactattaatactactactactactactactactactactgctactagtactactactactactattactactactactattaatactactactactactgctactaatactactactactactattactactattactattaatacttctactactactactgctactagtactactactactactattactactactactactactattactactactactattaatactactactactactactactactactactactactactactattaatactactactaatactactactactgctattactactactactattaatactactactactactactgctactagtactactactactactattactactactactattaatactactactactactactactattactactactactactactgctactagtactactactactactattaatactactactactactactgctactattaatactactactactagtactacatcAGTTAACCTGTGTGTCCATCAGAGTCAGTAGACGGAGGCAGCAGTCCAGGAAGTCGTTCCCCCGCCAGTCGATCCTCCACTCCAAACAGAGACGTCAAGAaggtctgtccacctgtctcaCTACCTgcttacctgtctgtctgtccacctgtctgtctgtccacctgtctgtccacctgtctcaCTACCTgcttacctgtctgtctgtccacctgtctcaCTACCTgcttacctgtctgtctgtccacctgtctcaCTACCTgcttacctgtctgtctgtccacctgtctgtctgtccacctgtctcaCTACCTgcttacctgtctgtctgtccacctgtctcaCTACCTgcttacctgtctgtctgtctgtccagctgtctgtctgtctgtctctctgtccacctgtctgtccacctgtctgtctgtctgtctctctgtccacctgtctgtccacctgtctcaCTACCTgcttacctgtctgtctgtctgtattacCCGCTGGTTCTGATGTCTGTGGTTCTGATGTCTGTGGTTCTGATGTGTGTGGTTCTGATGTGTGTGGTTCTGATGTGTGTGGTTCTGATGTGTGTGGTTCTGATGTCTGTGGTTCTGATGTGTGTGGTTCTGATGTGTGTGGTTCTGATGTCTGTGGTTCTGATGTGTGTGGTTCTGATGTGTGTGGTTCTGATGTCTGTGGTTCTGATGTCTGTGGTTCTGATGTGTGTGGTTCTGATGTGTGTGGTTCTGATGTCTGTGGTTCTGATGTCTGTGGTTCTGATGTCTGTGGTTCTGATGTGTGTGGTTCTGATGTCTGTGGGTCTGATGTCTGTGGTTCTGATGTGTGTGGTTCTGATGTGTGTGGTTCTGATGTCTGTGGTTCTGATGTGTGTGGTTATGATGTGTGTGGTTCTGATGTCTGTGGTTCTGATGTGTGTGGTTCTGATGTCTGTGGTTCTAATGTCTGTGGTTCTGATGTGTGTGGTTCTGATGTGTGTGGTTCTGATGTGTGTGGTTATGATGTGTGTGGTTATGATGTGTGTGGTTCTGATGTCTGTGGTTCTGATGTCTGTGGTTCTGATGTGTGTGGTTCTGATGTCTGTGGTTCTGATGTCTGTGGTTCTGATGTCTGTGGTTCTGTGTGTGGTTCTGATGTGTGTGGTTCTGATATGTGTGGTTCTGCTAGGTGGCGGTGGTCCGGACCCCCCCCAGGTCTCCCGGCGCTGCTCGTGGACGGacgccccccctcccctcccaccccatGCCTGACCTCAGCAACGTGAGGTCAAAGGTCGGATCCAACGAGaacctcaaacacacacctggAGGGGgcaaggtaacacacacacatgcacacgcacacacgcacgcatgcacacacacacacacacacacacatacacacacacacacacacacacactgaactgtAAAGACTCACAGGTACTGactcctacctgtctgtctgtctgtctgtctgtctgtctgtctgtctgtctgtctgtctctctgtctctctgtctctctgtctctctgtctgtctgtctgtctgtctctctgtctctctgtctctttgtctgtctctctgtctctctgtctctccgtctctctgtctctccgtctctctgtctctctgtctgtctgtctgtctgtctgtctgtctgtctgtctctctgtctctccgtctctctgtctctctgtctctctgtctctctgtctgtctgtctgtctgtctctctgtctctctgtctctttgtctgtctctctgtctctctgtctctccgtctctctgtctctccgtctctctgtctctctgtctgtctgtctgtctctctgtctgtctgtctgtctgtctctctgtctctctgtctctttgtctgtctctctgtctctctgtctctccgtctctctgtctctccgtctctctgtctctctgtctgtctgtctgtctgtctgtctgtctgtctgtctgtctgtctgtctctctgtctctctgtctctttgtctgtctctctgtctctctgtctgtctgtctgtctgtctgtctgtctgtctgtctgtctctctgtctctctgtctctttgtctgtctctctgtctctctgtctctctgtctctctgtctctttgtctgtctctctgtctctctgtctctccgtctctctgtctctccgtctctctgtctctctgtctgtctgtctgtctgtctgtctctctgtctatctctctgtctgtctatctgtctctctgtctctctgtctctctgtctctctgtctctttgtctgtctctctgtctctctgtctctccgtctctctgtctgtctgtctgtctctgtctgtctctctctctgtctgtctctctgtctctctgtctgtctctctttaggTTCACATTGTTAATAAGAAGTTGAATCTCACCAGCGTGACATCAAAGTGCGGCTCCAAAGCCAACATCTACCACAaaccaggtaacacacacacacacatatatatatatatatctatatatatctatatctacgtatatatatatatatatatttgtgtatatatataaatatatatacacaaagagtattaaatacttcacataTCGACCCCTTTTagtcatgacctcatcatgacgtcatgatgaggtcatgatgaggtcacgctgttagctggaggctaatgCTAGCAGTTATCTATAGACATCCagagatttatacgccctcagtttatctttacagcgctgccgttggccaccagCCTGCTGGCCAGTTGGCCACCGGCCCGCTGGTCGGACGCAAggctacttagctagcttagctctCTAATTCCACCACGCTACAGGAAATGAGTCCAACAGAGGACAGCGCCGGGTCATGGTCgctctgcctcactcctcgccgcCAGGAGACGACTTcaccgggaggagagcaggcgttagctagctagcgttCTCCAGCCGTCTCCTCCTGCAGTCGTCTCCAGCGGCGTAGCGGTCtaatctggtcccgttggttAACGGTAACGTTCTCAACTAGGATCTGGTgatcctggagagagagagacggcacATGTTGAGAGAAACCAGGACTTTATTCAGACAtcgttaaaaaaacaagacaacaataGTTGCTaaccagcgttagctagccagcgttagccagccagcgttagccagccagcgtccagcgttagccagccagcgttagccagccagcgttagccagccagcgttagccagccagtgtccagcgttagccagccagcgtccagcgttagccagccagcgtccagcgttagccagccagcgtccagcgttagccagccagcgttagccaaccagcgttagccagccagcgtccagcgttagccagccagcgttagccaccccgcgttagctagccagcgttagccagccagcgtccagcgttagccagccagcgttagccaaccagcgttagccagccagcgtccagcgttagccagccagcgttagccaaccagcgttagctagccagcgttagccagccagcgtccagcgttagccaaccagcgtccagcgttagccagccagcgtccagcgttagccagccagcgttagccaaccagcgttagccagccagcgtccagcgttagccagccagcgttagccaaccagcgttagctagccagcgttagccagccagcgtccagcgttagccagccagcgttagccaaccagcgttagctagccagcgttagccagccagcgtccagcgttagccagccagcgtccagcgttagccagccagcgttagccaaccagcgttagccagccagcgtccagcgttagccagccagcgttagccaaccagcgttagctagccagcgttagccagccagcgtccagcgttagccaaccagcgtCCAGCGTAAGCCAGCCAGcgtccagcgttagccagccagcgttagccaaccagcgttagccagccagcgtccagcgttagccagccagcgttagccaaccagcgttagctagccagcgttaggcCAGCCAGcgtccagcgttagccagccagcgttagccaaccagcgttagctagccagcgttagccagccagcatccagcgttagccagccagcgttagccaaccagcgttagccaaccagcgttagccagccagcgttagccaaccagcgttagccagccagcgtccaGCATTAGCCAGCCAGCAATAGCCAACCAgcattagctagccagcgttagccagccagcgttagccaaccagcgttagccagccagcgtccaGCGTTAGCaaaccagcgttagccagccagcgttagctagccagcgttagccagccagcatccagcgttagccagccagagttagccaaccagcgttagctagccagcgttagccagccagcgtccagcgttagccagccagcgttagccagccagcgttagccaaccagcgttagctaaccagcgttagccagccagcgttagccaaccagcgttagccagccagcgtccagcgttagccaaccagcgttagccagccagcgtccagcgttagccaaccagcgttagccagccagcgtccagcgttagccagccagcgttagccaaccagcgttagctagccagcgttagccagccagcgttagccaaccagcgttagccaaccagcgttagccagccagcgttagccaaccagcgttagccagccagcgtccagcgttagccagccagcattagccaaccagcgttagccagccagcgttagccaaccagcgttagccagccagcgtccagcgttagccaaccagcgttagccagccagcgttagccaaccagcgttagccagccagcgtccaGTGTTAACCAGCCAGCGTCCAGCGTTAGCCtgccagcgttagccaaccatcgttagccagccagcgtccagcgttagccagccagcgtccagcgttagccaaccagcgttagccagccagcgtccagcgttagccagccagcgttagccagccagcgttagctagccagcgttagccagccagcgtccagcgttagccagccagcgttagccaaccagcgttagctagccagcgttagccagccagcgtccagcgttagccagccagcgtccagcgttagccagccagcgttagccaaccatcgttagccagccagcgtccagcgttagccagccagcgttcagcgttagccaaccagcgttagccagccagcgtccagcgttagccagccagcgttagccaaccagcgttagctagccagcgttagccagccagcgtccagcgttagccagccagcgtccagcgttagccagccagcgttagccaaccatcgttagccagccagcgtccagcgttagccagccagcgttagccagccagcgtccagcgttagccagccagcgtccagcgttagccagccagcgttagccagccagcgttagccaaccagcgttagctaaccagcgttagccaaccagcgttagccaaccagcgttagccaactagcgttagctagccagcgttagccagccagcgttagccaaccagcgttagccaaccagcgttagccagccagcgttagccaaccagcgttagccagccagcgtccagcgttagccagccagcgttagccaaccagcgttagccaaccagcgttagccagccagcgttagccaaccagcgttagccagccagcgtccagcgttagccaaccagcgttagccaaccagcgttagccagccagcgtccaGCATTAGCCAGCCAACGTTAGCCAGCCaacgttagccagccagcgttagctagccagcgttagccagccagcgtccagcgttagccaaccagcgttagccagccagcgtccagcgttagccagccagcgttagctagccagcgttagccagccagtgtccagcgttagccagccagcgttagccaaccagcgttagccagccagcgttagctagccagcgttagctagccagcgttagccagccagcgtccagcgttagccagccagcgttagccaaccagcgttagctagccagcgttagccagccagcatccagcgttagccagccagcgttagccagccagcgttagctaaccAGCGTTAGCtaaccagcgttagccagccagcgttagccaaccagcgttagctagccagcgttagcgaACGTGTTCAGAgagttattctgcctccacttaacgctaCGCCCGCtaaacacgtcaccatggttactaacaggGGGGGGGCAGCTatacgtcaccatggttactgacGGGGGGGCAGCTatacgtcaccatggttactgacAGGGGGGGGCAGCTatacgtcaccatggttactaacagaggGGGGGCAGCTatacgtcaccatggttactgacAGGGGGGGGCAGCTatacgtcaccatggttactaacagaggGGGGGCAGCTatacgtcaccatggttactgacAGAGTGAAGATgtttatagtaataataacttCTCTTGTCGTCAGGTGGAGGGAAGGTGGAGATTAAATCAGAGAAGGTGGATTTTAAAACTGTTCAGTCTAAAGTGGGTTCTCTGGGGAACGTTACTCATGTACCaggaggagggaagaagaagGTACATGCTAAGAACACGCTAACAGCATGCTAACAACACGCTAACAGCATGCTAACAACACACTAACAGCATGCTAACAACACGCTAACAGCATGCTAACAACACGCTAACAGCATGCTAACAACACGCTAACAGCATGCTAATAACACGCTAAAAACACACTAACAACACACTAACAATATGCtaataacacacaaacatcattCTAAGATAGCACAAACAACATGCTAACAACATGCTAACAACATGCTAACAACATGCTAACAAAGCACAAACAACATGCTAACAACATGCTAACAAAGCACAAACAACATGCTAACAACATGCTAACAAAGCACAAACAACATGCTTCAgtattcacatattttatacACTTCAGATACTTTATAGACTGTTCAAATACGTTCTACATTATTCAGATACttaatacagtatttatatacatCTAACTGTCTTTGTACAGGTTATATGTAACTCTATATTTGgggtttatatttgttttatattgtttatatattgtaattattatatatcaGCTGCCAGGTGTAACAGTATTTGTATTGATGGCGTGTCGACAGATTGAGAGTCAGAAACTGAACTTCAGAGAGAGCGCCAAAGCTCGGACCGACCACGGCGCCGACATCGTCGTCCAGCTTGACGACTCTTCCTCCCCCCACAGCCCCGATGCTGCTGAAGCTCCGCCCCTTGACACCTTGGCCAACCAGGTGAGACGTTTACCTGCTCGCACCAAAccagaataataaaacacacataataataacaattaaggctgcgagcagcgatgaacgggccctcgcaccttcccaCGTGTTGGGGgtactggcgggacgccgatTGACGCGGTCAGGCACAATGAAACCGGAAGAaaaagactctactacaaacggttcacgagttatgaaagggggcgtggctaacgtcttggggcggggctatgagtgtATTTTTTCATGTACATGtcatcaggactggaccctcatCATACCTGAGACATCtggggcagattggactatgtacagtggagttacaacaacttcctgtttcatggcgaatggctcaaaatggccatgACGCCATGgtcaggtcgttcagtgaaaacccaccatttgaataacttttcatcctcaaggtctttaGATGATCCTGACCAAATTCgtttgttaaagtacacggcctataaaacgctagaAATGGGCGAAAATcacacattaaattaaaaatggctgacttctTGTTGAGTTTcgggcatacctccaagaggcttttttgtgcgtctcaaCATTTTACATCtgcttgccaaatttcatacatgtaggtgaaaccggagcgaggggctcaatttGTACAGCTTTCTAAGCTTTCACCGCGTCTGGCAAGTCTGCCAAGTTTTGGAGCGTGTTAACGTCGTCAAAAAGGCGATTAATttttgtgaaaaagaaaaaaaagaataatttctACAGTTTCATTGGGCCTTCGCCGGCCCGACGTTGTCGCTGCTCGGGCCTTAATAacagcctcctcttcctctcaggtGTCTGCCTCCCTCGCCAAACAAGGCCTGTGATTGGACAACCCTGTGCCTGCAGACCCCGCCCCCTCCTCCCGTTACCAAGGAAACTGCCTgatggaagaaagaaaaaaaaagatcattctGCCTTTTTCCTCATGACCTTCATCTGATATCACCCCGACGGGGTTGGAGAGATTTTATGATGTAATGTGAAGCCTTTAACTTCAGCTACATGAGCGACCAATCACAAGTCAGTCAGCCAGGTGTTCAGGTGTTTTCTCCAGAGTCGGCGCTCAGAGCCCTCGCAGGTGTAATGTGTCATCAAAAGGTGTGCAAGGAACGCCGTTCACTGTTTCTAAGCAACAACGGTTGCAGCTCCAaccgaggtcaaagttgaagtCATTTGAACTATGAGCGCAGCACATGGTGGCAATTTCTAGCGCTGCGCCACGCCGAGGGGTAGCACGCTCCCACCTAGTCAGGCGGCGCTGTCCGAGCGGCGCCGCCCTCCCCGTAGGAAAACAACGACACAGCCAGCACAGAGCAATTTACCGCTGATCATGAGTGGCCGGCTTTAGGCTAGTAGCTTctcttccagtctttgtgctaagctaggctggTAGCTTCATTTAGATTTTGTGATCAAATGTTTGTTCCAGGAGTTCTTGAGAACGTTCTCAGGGTCAGTTAGATGGTCTCAGGAGTTCTTGAGAACGTTCTCAGGGTCAGTTAGATGGTCTAAGGAGTCCTTGAGAACGTTCTGAGGGTCAGTTAGATGGTCTAAGGAGTTCTTGAGAACGTTCTCAGGGTCAGTTAGATGGTCTAAGGAGTTCTTGAGAACGTTCTCAGGGTCAGTTAGATGGTCTCAGGAGTTCTTGAGAACGTTCTCAGGGTCAGTTAGATGGTCTAAGGAGTTCTTGAGAACGTTCTCAGGGTCAGTTAGATGGTCTAAGGAGTTGTTGAGAACGTTCTGAGGGTCAGTTAGATGGTCTAAGGAGTCCTTGAGAACGTTCTGAGGGTCAGTTAGATGGTCTAAGGAGTTGTTGAGAACGTTCTGAGGGTCAGTTAGATGGTCTAAGGAGTCCTTGAGAACGTTCTGAGGGTCAGTTAGATGGTCTAAGGAGTTGTTGAGAACGTTCTGAGGGTCAGTTAGATGGTCTAAGGAGTTGTTGAGAACGTTCTGAGGGTCAGTTAGATGGTCCAAGGTGTCCTTGAGAACGTTCTGAGGGTCAGTTAGATGGTCTAAGGAGTTCTTGAGAACGTTCTCAGGGTCAGTTAGATGGTCTCAGGAGTTCTTGAGAACGTTCTCAGGGTCAGTTAGATGGTCTCAGGAGTTCTTGAGAACGTTCTCAGGGTCAGTTAGATGGTCTCAGGAGTTCTTGAGAACGTTCTCAGGGTCAGTTAGATGGTCTCAGGAGTTCTTGAGAACGTTCTGAGGGTCAGTTAGATGGTCTCAGGAGTCCTTGAGGAGGACGAAGGTGAAACTGAGATCCGTTCTCTCATAGAAAACAGAGAACATGCTGCTCCAGCCTGATTGGTCCGTTAGCTTCCTTCATAAAATCCCTCCAATCAcagacagtctctctctctgatgtcaCCCCTCTCAGCCAATCATCATCTCCTGTGTGTTTCTGAATGCTGATGTGCTGTAAGCCCCCATGATGACCCCCTCACCCCTCTCACCCAATCACTACAAAATACCCAGAATGCAGTTTGATACCAGGTGCCAAATCCATGCTGTGTCTCTATGCTTGTCGGCTGTTAAAGTGCTTTGTATCAATAAAGTTTCTCTTGAATCTGAGCTGAGAGTTCATCACTAAACAACACAAAGACACGTTTTAtcacaaatattcaaataatgtTCAAACATCTCGTTGTGAAACGGCCTCGTCTTCCATCTGAGGTTATTTATCGTCTCTTTAGGTGCTTCTCATTTCCCCATTTtttgcctcctcgtctcctcgtctcctcgcctcctcgtctcctcgctcctcgctcctccggcAGTGACCCAGAAATcgatctcagcgctccatcATGAAGGACGTCacaattcctaaaatgcatctcgaggagcgaggaggctcGCCGGAGGAGCCATGAGCGAGGATGCACCAGTGTCTCCTCCAGTGTGTCCTCCAGTGTGTCCTCCAGTATGTCCTCCAGTGTGGGGTTAGGGGGACACTGGGACTGAGGGTTCATGACTGAAGGACTGAAGGACTGAAGGGGGACACTGGGACTGAGGGTTCATGACTGAAGGACTGAAGGACTGAAGGGGGACACTGGGACTGAGGGTTCATGACTGAAGGACTGAAGGTGGACACTGG
This window harbors:
- the maptb gene encoding microtubule-associated protein tau, with protein sequence MATDGYRWLQMATDCYRWLPMATDGYRLLPMATYFIIISDAAGYHGNSSLPLPACIRSRAPPLRERQQVEVTQQQRDEQQPAGVMMDGDSAPLGDGLAPEEQCMLGAVKESAEEALKASRSAGGTRASRIISAKSTESVDGGSSPGSRSPASRSSTPNRDVKKVAVVRTPPRSPGAARGRTPPLPSHPMPDLSNVRSKVGSNENLKHTPGGGKVHIVNKKLNLTSVTSKCGSKANIYHKPGGGKVEIKSEKVDFKTVQSKVGSLGNVTHVPGGGKKKIESQKLNFRESAKARTDHGADIVVQLDDSSSPHSPDAAEAPPLDTLANQVSASLAKQGL